In Phreatobacter oligotrophus, one DNA window encodes the following:
- a CDS encoding acetyl-CoA acetyltransferase yields the protein MTACIVGWAHTPFGKLETETIESLIIRVANEAMDNAGIGPDEVDEILLGHFNAGFSPQDFTASLVLQADPRLRFKPATRVENACATGSAAVHQAVRAVKAGDARVVLVVGVEQMTKTPGPEIGKNLLRASYLPEDGDTPAGFAGVFGKIAHNYFQRWGDQSDALAMIAAKNHKNGVENPYAQMRKDFGYEFCRTESEKNPFVAGPLKRTDCSLVSDGAAALVITDTATALKMKKAVAFRGHAHVQDFLPMSKRDILKFEGCTQAWGKALADAGITLSDLSFVETHDCFTVAELIEYEAMGLVPEGQGARAILEGWTQKDGKLPVNPSGGLKAKGHPIGATGVSMHVLSSMQLMGEAGGIQVPGAKLAGIFNMGGAAVANYVSVLERLR from the coding sequence ATGACCGCCTGCATCGTCGGCTGGGCCCATACGCCCTTCGGCAAGCTCGAGACCGAGACCATCGAGAGCCTGATCATCCGTGTCGCCAACGAGGCGATGGACAATGCCGGCATCGGTCCGGATGAGGTGGACGAGATCCTGCTCGGCCATTTCAATGCGGGCTTCTCGCCCCAGGATTTCACCGCCTCGCTCGTGCTGCAGGCCGATCCGCGACTGCGCTTCAAGCCGGCGACCCGCGTGGAGAATGCCTGCGCCACCGGCTCGGCGGCCGTCCATCAGGCGGTACGCGCGGTGAAGGCGGGCGATGCCCGCGTCGTCCTCGTCGTCGGCGTCGAGCAGATGACCAAGACGCCGGGCCCGGAGATCGGCAAGAACCTGCTGCGCGCCTCCTACCTGCCGGAGGACGGCGACACGCCCGCGGGCTTCGCCGGCGTCTTCGGCAAGATCGCCCACAACTACTTCCAGCGCTGGGGCGACCAGTCCGATGCCCTCGCCATGATCGCGGCGAAGAACCACAAGAACGGCGTCGAGAACCCCTATGCGCAGATGCGCAAGGATTTCGGCTACGAGTTCTGCCGCACCGAGAGCGAGAAGAACCCCTTCGTTGCCGGCCCGCTGAAGCGGACGGACTGCTCGCTCGTCTCGGACGGCGCGGCCGCCCTCGTCATCACCGACACCGCCACGGCGCTCAAGATGAAGAAGGCAGTCGCCTTCCGCGGCCATGCCCATGTGCAGGACTTCCTGCCCATGTCGAAGCGCGACATCCTGAAGTTCGAAGGCTGCACCCAGGCCTGGGGCAAGGCGCTGGCGGATGCCGGCATTACTCTCTCGGATCTCTCCTTCGTCGAGACGCACGACTGCTTCACGGTGGCCGAGCTCATCGAATATGAGGCGATGGGCCTCGTGCCGGAGGGCCAGGGCGCCCGCGCCATCCTCGAGGGCTGGACCCAGAAGGACGGCAAGCTGCCGGTCAATCCTTCGGGCGGCCTCAAGGCCAAGGGCCATCCGATCGGCGCCACCGGCGTCTCCATGCACGTGCTTTCGTCCATGCAGCTCATGGGCGAGGCCGGCGGCATCCAGGTGCCGGGCGCCAAGCTCGCCGGAATCTTCAACATGGGCGGCGCGGCGGTGGCGAACTACGTCAGCGTGCTGGAACGCCTGCGCTGA
- a CDS encoding D-alanyl-D-alanine carboxypeptidase family protein — translation MRIHIPVLAGALALIAGFSPAKAQQVGPTIVVDMASGQVLQSDRGGTPWLPASLTKMMTTYVALRQVRAGRVSLDTGLVVSQRAFRQAPSKMGFRPGTVVTLDNALKMIMVKSANDVSVAIAEGVGGSVEAFAGMMNAEAQRLGMSGTRFINPNGLPGAGQQTTARDMALLARAMMREFPEHAQLWRIPAIRYGNRIMRNPNHLIGRYQGADGFKTGFTCASGFNVVATATRGGRQLIVVVLGATSARGRAETAAGLFERHFVSGGSGVGLDGIANDLSSGPPDIRDQTCRRRGPRGPVYIEAGEELDAEPVAAAQTTDPGNLSYAQMMAQQQARTARPGTRQTALAAMPGAVVSLLGPYRPSMDPVPVFIGGRAPVATPAATALASTGNRPVTIPATSGQTTVIVTPSPPVAAGVAPVRHGAIAPAGTPMMLNGALPPERPAAAPARPAQRAAPAARQNRSAQNRTPNANRQTPRPVQRPQRPAQP, via the coding sequence TTGCGGATTCACATCCCCGTCCTCGCCGGTGCGCTCGCCCTCATCGCCGGCTTCTCCCCGGCCAAGGCCCAGCAGGTCGGGCCGACCATCGTCGTCGATATGGCCTCCGGCCAGGTGCTGCAATCCGACCGCGGCGGCACGCCCTGGCTGCCGGCCTCGCTCACCAAGATGATGACCACCTATGTGGCCCTCCGCCAGGTGCGCGCGGGCCGCGTCTCGCTCGACACCGGCCTCGTCGTCTCGCAGCGCGCCTTCCGCCAGGCGCCGTCCAAGATGGGCTTCCGGCCGGGCACCGTGGTCACCCTCGACAACGCCCTCAAGATGATCATGGTCAAGTCGGCCAATGACGTCTCGGTCGCCATCGCCGAGGGCGTCGGCGGCTCGGTCGAGGCCTTTGCCGGCATGATGAACGCCGAGGCGCAGCGGCTCGGCATGAGCGGCACCCGCTTCATCAATCCCAACGGCCTGCCCGGCGCGGGCCAGCAGACCACCGCCCGCGACATGGCCCTGCTCGCCCGCGCCATGATGCGCGAATTCCCAGAGCATGCGCAGCTCTGGCGCATCCCGGCGATCCGCTACGGCAATCGCATCATGCGCAACCCGAACCACCTGATCGGCCGCTACCAGGGCGCCGACGGGTTCAAGACCGGTTTCACCTGCGCCTCCGGCTTCAACGTCGTCGCCACCGCCACCCGCGGCGGCCGCCAGCTCATCGTCGTCGTGCTCGGCGCGACCTCGGCGCGCGGCCGGGCGGAGACGGCGGCCGGCCTGTTCGAGCGCCATTTCGTCTCCGGCGGTTCGGGTGTCGGCCTCGACGGCATCGCCAATGACCTCTCGTCCGGCCCGCCCGACATCCGCGACCAGACCTGCCGCCGCCGCGGCCCGCGCGGCCCCGTCTATATCGAGGCGGGCGAGGAGCTCGACGCCGAGCCGGTCGCCGCGGCCCAGACCACCGACCCCGGCAATCTCTCCTATGCCCAGATGATGGCCCAGCAGCAGGCCCGGACGGCCCGCCCCGGCACCCGCCAGACCGCCCTTGCCGCCATGCCCGGCGCCGTCGTCTCGCTGCTCGGCCCCTATCGCCCCAGCATGGACCCGGTGCCCGTCTTCATCGGCGGCCGCGCGCCGGTGGCAACCCCGGCCGCTACAGCGCTCGCCTCCACCGGCAACCGACCGGTCACGATTCCCGCGACCTCGGGCCAGACGACGGTCATCGTCACGCCCTCGCCGCCCGTCGCGGCAGGCGTCGCCCCCGTCCGCCATGGCGCGATCGCGCCGGCCGGCACTCCGATGATGCTCAACGGCGCCCTGCCGCCCGAACGGCCCGCCGCGGCACCGGCGCGGCCCGCCCAGCGCGCTGCACCGGCCGCGCGCCAGAACCGCAGCGCCCAAAACCGGACGCCCAACGCCAACCGCCAGACCCCCCGCCCGGTCCAGCGTCCGCAGCGGCCTGCCCAGCCGTGA
- a CDS encoding EamA family transporter produces the protein MIRSSVGIGIAAALASATAYGINIVYARMATQQGVSAADLVFLRVFLMLGAVAVVTAISRGALRLPAAGRPAILGLGIASAGVGLAYFFAVSFVPIGVAAIIFYTFPLLILLASPFVDGGRFTLHRFGVFALAFTGLAIAIGPKLGDIDPRGILLAALASTLAAWQFFMASRSGRHVGPQAMMFWSHIVIMPISGAAALLLGGIGWGAIAQAWLPSALTVAGYLAGFALQMVAARRAPAAMVGLIFCLEPVVAILFAGLILGETLSHAQMIGSLLVLAALIASSLAELRREPQPAPVPADGR, from the coding sequence GTGATCCGCAGTTCCGTCGGCATCGGCATCGCGGCGGCCCTCGCCTCGGCGACCGCCTATGGCATCAACATCGTCTATGCGCGCATGGCGACGCAGCAGGGCGTCTCGGCCGCCGACCTCGTCTTCCTGCGGGTCTTCCTGATGCTCGGCGCGGTGGCCGTGGTCACCGCGATCAGCCGCGGCGCGCTGCGCCTGCCGGCGGCGGGACGGCCGGCGATCCTCGGCCTCGGCATCGCCTCCGCGGGCGTCGGCCTCGCCTATTTCTTCGCCGTCTCCTTCGTGCCGATCGGCGTCGCGGCGATCATCTTCTACACCTTCCCGCTGCTGATCCTTCTCGCCAGCCCCTTCGTTGACGGAGGGCGCTTCACCCTCCACCGCTTCGGCGTCTTTGCCCTGGCCTTCACCGGCCTTGCCATCGCCATCGGCCCGAAGCTCGGCGACATCGACCCGCGCGGCATCCTGCTGGCGGCCCTCGCCAGCACGCTGGCGGCCTGGCAGTTCTTCATGGCCTCGCGATCCGGACGGCATGTCGGCCCGCAGGCCATGATGTTCTGGTCGCATATCGTCATCATGCCGATCTCGGGCGCGGCCGCCCTGCTCCTCGGCGGCATCGGCTGGGGCGCCATCGCCCAGGCCTGGCTCCCCAGCGCCCTGACGGTGGCCGGCTATCTCGCCGGCTTCGCCCTGCAGATGGTGGCGGCGCGCCGTGCGCCGGCCGCCATGGTCGGCCTCATCTTCTGCCTGGAACCGGTCGTCGCCATCCTCTTCGCCGGCCTCATCCTTGGCGAAACGCTCTCCCATGCCCAGATGATCGGCAGCCTCCTCGTGCTCGCCGCCCTCATCGCCTCCTCGCTGGCGGAACTGAGGCGCGAGCCACAACCCGCGCCGGTGCCTGCCGATGGCCGCTGA
- a CDS encoding CobW family GTP-binding protein, with product MAAEPAPRRPRPPVPVTVLTGFLGAGKTTLLNRLLADPALADTAVLINEFGEVGLDHLLVRTVEEGIVMLSSGCVCCTVRGDLVAALEDLLRAVDNGRVEPFARVVIETTGLADPIPVLHTLMAHPYLALRYKLDAVVTVVDAVNGLATLDAQPGAVRQAAVADRIVITKTDLVDEARRPAYLALLERLAALAPAARRLDASKGEATTEAVLAAGLTNPVTKIPDVARWLNEEALTSADSAPHGHDDGIRAFVLTSDQAMGSAAFDMFLELLRGAHGPHLLRVKGVVKIAEFPDRPVVVHGAQHLFHPTTVLDSWPDGDARTRIVFILKDMDPAVIRALHDAFLGIARPDQADRTALTDNPLAIPGMRL from the coding sequence ATGGCCGCTGAACCCGCTCCCCGCCGTCCGCGCCCGCCCGTGCCGGTGACCGTGCTCACCGGTTTCCTCGGCGCCGGCAAGACGACGCTGCTGAACCGCCTGCTCGCCGATCCGGCGCTGGCCGACACGGCGGTGCTGATCAACGAGTTCGGCGAGGTCGGCCTCGACCATCTGCTCGTCCGCACCGTCGAGGAGGGCATCGTCATGCTGTCCTCGGGCTGTGTCTGCTGCACGGTGCGCGGCGACCTCGTCGCGGCGCTGGAGGACTTGCTGCGCGCCGTCGACAACGGCCGCGTCGAGCCCTTCGCCCGGGTGGTCATCGAGACCACCGGCCTCGCCGACCCGATCCCCGTCCTGCACACGCTGATGGCCCATCCCTATCTGGCTCTGCGCTACAAGCTCGATGCGGTGGTGACCGTGGTCGACGCGGTGAACGGCCTTGCCACCCTCGACGCCCAGCCGGGAGCCGTGCGGCAGGCGGCGGTGGCCGACCGCATCGTCATCACCAAGACCGATCTCGTCGACGAGGCCCGCCGTCCGGCCTATCTCGCGCTGCTGGAGCGGCTCGCAGCGCTCGCCCCCGCCGCCCGCCGCCTCGATGCGTCGAAGGGCGAGGCGACCACCGAGGCGGTGCTGGCCGCAGGCCTCACCAATCCCGTCACCAAGATCCCCGACGTCGCCCGCTGGCTGAACGAGGAGGCGCTGACCAGCGCCGATTCAGCCCCCCACGGCCATGACGACGGCATCCGCGCCTTCGTCCTGACGAGCGACCAGGCCATGGGCTCGGCCGCCTTCGACATGTTCCTGGAGCTCCTGCGCGGCGCCCACGGGCCGCATCTCCTGCGCGTGAAGGGCGTGGTGAAGATCGCCGAATTCCCGGACCGGCCGGTGGTGGTGCACGGCGCCCAGCACCTCTTCCACCCCACCACCGTGCTGGATTCCTGGCCGGACGGCGATGCCCGCACCCGCATCGTCTTCATCCTCAAGGACATGGACCCCGCTGTCATCCGCGCCCTGCACGACGCCTTCCTCGGCATCGCCCGTCCCGACCAGGCCGACCGGACGGCGCTGACCGACAATCCCCTCGCCATTCCCGGCATGCGCCTGTGA
- the tam gene encoding trans-aconitate 2-methyltransferase — translation MDWSAKQYVKFESERTRPARDLLAAVPTREPRRVVDLGCGPGNTTELLLEAFPKAEILGLDSSPDMITNARARLRGISFEVADLTTWRPEPTAPVDILYSNAVFQWVPGHETILPRLVSLLPDGGSLALQMPDNLDEPSHVAMREAAAEGPWAGRLGEAAGTRTALGSAAWYYRLLKPHAQRVDVWRTVYHHPLDGLDGIVEWFKGSGLRPFLAALQPEEREAYLAAYRARIAPHYPVDPEGKVLLAFPRLFMVATR, via the coding sequence ATGGACTGGTCGGCCAAGCAATATGTGAAGTTCGAGAGCGAACGGACGCGCCCCGCCCGCGACCTCCTCGCCGCCGTTCCGACCCGTGAGCCGCGGCGGGTCGTCGACCTTGGCTGCGGGCCCGGCAACACCACCGAACTGCTGCTGGAGGCCTTCCCCAAGGCGGAGATCCTCGGCCTCGATTCCTCGCCCGACATGATCACCAATGCCCGCGCCCGCCTGCGCGGCATCAGCTTCGAGGTGGCGGACCTCACGACCTGGCGGCCGGAGCCGACCGCGCCGGTCGACATTCTCTATTCCAACGCCGTCTTCCAGTGGGTGCCGGGCCACGAGACGATCCTGCCGCGGCTGGTGAGCCTCCTGCCCGACGGCGGCAGCCTCGCCCTCCAGATGCCCGACAATCTCGACGAGCCGAGCCATGTCGCCATGCGCGAGGCGGCAGCAGAGGGCCCCTGGGCCGGCCGGCTCGGCGAAGCGGCGGGCACCCGCACCGCCCTCGGCAGCGCGGCCTGGTACTACCGGCTGCTCAAGCCCCACGCCCAGCGCGTCGATGTCTGGCGCACCGTCTACCATCACCCGCTGGATGGCCTCGACGGCATCGTCGAGTGGTTCAAGGGCTCGGGGCTCCGCCCCTTCCTCGCCGCCCTCCAGCCGGAGGAGCGCGAGGCCTATCTCGCCGCCTATCGCGCCCGCATCGCGCCCCACTATCCCGTCGACC